The Arachis duranensis cultivar V14167 chromosome 9, aradu.V14167.gnm2.J7QH, whole genome shotgun sequence genomic sequence AGGACATTGACGGCGATCGGTGGAGTGTGTTTGAGGCATACGAGGAACTGAGACAGCTTGGATATATGAAATCCAACATTTCTGCGTTATGGTACAAAGACCCGACTGAGGATGATTTTGAGCGTCACTCGAAGCTGTTGGTAGGTGTCACAGAGGCAATTGAAATGTCTACCATAGCAGGGAGGAGAGGCTTTGTTGATCTGTTTGTGGTGCATGAGGTTGAGGATGCGGAGGGATTTTTGGAGGTGGGTTTTCTGGACGTGGGGGGAGAGAAGGTAGGGGGCCAGAGTGAGAAACCCTTGGGTGGTGGTATGGATTTAGTGGTGTTCGAAGGCAATGTAGATAACAGTGATGGAGCTAGGGTTGCTGGTGAACAAGAATGCGAGAATGAGGATGGTGGAGTGGAATTAGGCCAAGAGGGACGTGAGGCGGTTAGTGATGATGTTAGCAGTGGTGAAGACAGTGATGACCCAACATACTTGCCATCTAATGAAGAGGAAAACAGTGTGGAAGACATCCACTTCACTGACAGTGATGAAGTGTACCACTATGAAAGTGGATTCAGTGAAGATAATGCTGTGCCAAAGGACTGTAATGTGGAGAAGGGCAAAAAGGTTGTCACAAGTGACTTGGATGATGAGGATGCAGTTGACAGTGATGAATTGGAGCAGGACCATGTAATTGGAGGAGCAGGGATGGGTGCTGATGATGGGGAGTATGATGCTGAGGAGGGGGGGCAGAGGTTTCCAGTGCACAAGACACAAAAGGACATGGGAAAGTACCAATGGAAGGTGGGTACATTGTATGAATCTCGGCAAGAGTTCAAGGATACAGTGGCGGCCTATGTAGTCAACACAGCTAGGGACATTAAATTCAAGAAGTGCGACTTGGTGAGGGTCCGAGCTGTTTGTCAGAAAGGTTGCCCCTTTTGGTTATATGCACACAGGGTCGGTGAGGAGTCTACTTGGCAACTAAGAAGCATGAATCTTCAACATTCTTGCATGCAGACACACCGGGTTGGGATTATGCACAGCAAATGGTTGGGTAGCCAGTTTAAGAAAAGAGTTGAATCCAACCCAAAGATCAAGGTGAAGGAGCTGGTTGCAAAGGCTCACAAAAAATGGAACCTGACCGTTACAAAGACAATGGCAGCTAATTCAAAACAGGAGGCTTTGAGTCAGATACAGGGCGCCTTTAGGGAGCAGTACAAGCGAATAAACGACTACTGCCATGAACTGCTAAGAACAAACCCAGGTTCCACAGTGATTCTGAAGGTAATTCGATCACCAGATTTTGCTCAAGAGCGACAGAACGCAGAACTTATGAACTATTGTGTTTTCCAAAGAATGTATGTATGCTTTGATGCTTGCAAGAAAAGTTTTCAACACTGCAGAAGGTTCATTGGGCTGGACGGTTGCTTCTTGAAAACCCCTCAAGGTGGCCAACTGTTGACTGCAGTCGGAAGAGACCCAAATGACCAGATTCTTCCAATTGCATATGCGGTTGTTAAGGCGGAGACTAAGGACTCCTGGGTATGGTTTCTGCGTCACCTGTCCGATGACTTAGGCCCACACAATCTTGCAAAGTGCACATTTATGTCTGATCAGCAAAAGGTAACTCACCATATATAAGCCTATGCTTGTTGCCCTTGAATACATTTATAAATGAACTAACAATTTCAAATCTTACCTTCTTGAAAACAGGGCTTATTGCCGGCGTTTGAAGAGGTCATTCCAGGGGTGGATAACAGGTTCTGTGTTAGGCATCTCTATAGCAACTTCAGGAAGAAGTTTCCTGGTTTAGAGCTAAAGAACAAGATGTGGAGGTGTGCTAAAGCAAGTCATTGGCAGAGCTGGGAGAAGGAGATGAAAAATTTGCGAGTTCGAAATGAGGGAGCATTTAGACATCTGAATAGCATTCCACCAAGGTTCTGGTCAAGATCCAGGTTTACCTTCCTATCTAAATGTGATAGTCTTGTTAATAATATGAGTGAAAGTTTTAATGCTGTGTTAGTAGAAGCAAGAGAGAAACCAATTGTGAGCATGTTAGAGGATATTAGGGTTTATATGATGACTAGATGGGCTGCAAATAGGGAAAGGGTTCTTAATTATCCAGGAAACATTATGCCAATTATTAGGAAGAAATTAGAAAAACGGGCAAGCTTAGCTAGGGACTGGAGGCCTTATTGGTCATCTGCTAGCAACTACGAGGTAATGTGTGGTCTAGATAAGTATGTTGTAGATCTTGCTGCTGGTGAATGTTCTTGCAGGAAATGGCAACTGAGTGGGATTCCTTGTCCTCATGCCATCAGTTGCATCACCTTCAAAGGCCTTAATTTGGAGTCATACGTGGATGACTGCTACAAGAAAGAGGCCTACATCAGGTGCTACCAGGAGGTGATACACCCTGTAAACGGCCCGGAGCTATGGGAGAGGACTCAATATGATGATGTCATCCCACCTCCATACAGGAGGCCAGGCCACAGACCggtgaagaagaggaaaagagggGCTGCAGATGAAGACAACAGAAGCCATACTCATGTGTCACGGAGGGGAGAAGTCCAAAGATGCTCAAATTGTGGTGGAGTTGGTCACAAGAAGAGCGGCTGCAAGCAGCCTAAGAAGAGGGTAAGAGGGGTTGTGACATGCTATTCTAGGGTTCAACTACCATTATTTAAGCCATCTATATAATTTAACTGCTATATGATATGTGTGTAACTTTCTCTATGCTTTACATTTTCATTGTAGGCCCAAACTTTAACCAAAAGAGCCAACAAGAATGCACCTAAGCTGGCACCTGGTCAGACAGTTTTGGGAGGGAGAAACAGGAATACTACACTATCACCACCCAATTTTCTAGCATCTCATACCAGGAAAACCCCCACAAGGCCCAAGAAACGTGAAGCCCGGCCCACCACAGAAGCACCTAAGCCCAAGAAAGCTTCCACCAAGCCCAAGAAAGCTTCCACTCAGCCCAACACCGTGGCCCAGCCCAACAACAACCCTGCATCTGCTGCAACCTCCACCAGCAACAAACAGCCTCCTAGCCAGCCATGTGTGAGGAAGAGGCCCTTTTCTGTCATTCAATGCAGTGCACCTCATCTACCCCTGCAGAAGTTGAGGTTGATGGCCAAGTTACCCCCATCTCAGTGGGGAAATCTTTAGGATTTGAGTGTGGAATATTTTGTGACTTTTGTATTGATGACTTGCAAGCATTGTTTTTAGTCTTGCTACTTTATTTTGGTATTAAGTGCCTTAGGACACTTGAAATGTTGCTCCTCTGTTTTTTGGTTTGAGAACTGTGTTTTGGAATTAAGTTCTTGAGGAAACTTGAACTGTTGCttctctgttttttggtttGAGAACTGTAATTCTGTTATTAAATTCTTGAGGAAACTTGAAGTATTGcttctctattttttggttTGAGAACTGTATTTTGGCATTAAGTTCCTGAGATAACTTGAAGTGTTGCTTCTCTGTTTTTTGGTACTAGGCATGTGAAGGCaaccacaaaatatttttgtatgttttaacTACTCATCAAATGAAATATTCCATTACTAATTATCCAAATTTCAGATCTTGTATTGAATGCTTTTCTTCTTTGCTCATAAACTATTTTTACATTACAAAATAACACAACTCCACCATTAAAGAAGGTGACAATTTGGGCAACAGTAAACAACACTTTCCTTCATTAATTCAAACAGTTTCATTAATTCAAACAGTTTCAAAGATACTACAACCCTAAACCATTGTAACATCACAGAATACTCTCAAACTCTACCCACACAACACAGGAAACCTCATAACATTCCCTACCAAATCATCTATAACCTAAGTGCATTCCATTTGGGTGCTTTAACTTGTAATAATTCTGCAGGAATAAGAACAAAAATCCCACCCACCCAGCAATACATAGAGCAGCCACAACCCAAAGCTTCGTCTCCAGCTCCTTCAATCTTGCCTTCAACTTCGTTATCTTCCTCCTATTTCTTGCAACTTCAACCTCTTCGTGAACACCACCAGGTTCCGGATCTGCCCATCTGAAGAAATCACACCCATCCTGAACCTAATATGAGCCATAGAAACATATGAATAAATCCCAAATTCTCAGACCCACAATACCAAAATAGGAAGAACACTTTACCTTATAGTATACACAACCCCAGAATCTTCGTCCAGGGTTATCCTTCGTCGATGAAGTTCGCAAAATCGGCCTCTCACCATGGCCACAAAGAAACTCCTTTGCATCTGAACGAAAACGTGAGGCTCTTAAGCTCTGGGAAGCCATGGACGCCACTGTCTCTTGAACCCTAGCCGTCCACCTTCAGCAGCTTCTCCCGTCGTTACTCCTCCCTCCCCTGCACTTCAGATTCGTTCACTTTCTTGATTTAATCCttccattattatttatttatattaattaacgTTTCCCATTTCCGTTAAAACGGTCATATCTAAACCTAACGACCACAGGGGCAAAATCGTCCgatggacgattttaaaacaaaccgGAACATCAAGGACCTTTTTGAAGCGAAAAAAAGCCGAGGGACGAAATCGATTTTCGGCCCctacgttagggaccaaaatcatacttaacccttttaagttattatatagcaatccataagacctcatCAGGTtttttttgggatcactttcgataacttcttgcattattctgtgttcatctttgcatatttgtagatggtggtttctgtcCCGGTTTGATCatcctttaggtgaatcgcattttcacctttgtcggacgatcattcctatcgagatcgtacagtgagtctgttcttcactttctgtcgatctgttgctttataatcggacgatgaatgcttcagattaatgcgtcttgattgagtagtgaatttgattttcactttgtCAATCTTTGTCGTGATCTggcggtgaatttggttttcaccttgccgacctttgtcgtgatcgggcggtgaatttggttttcaccttgtcGACCTTTGTCATGATCTggcgatgaatttggttttcaccttgccgacctgtcgTAATCGAGCGTCTTGGTAGGAGACTTTTTTAGGGAATCTGCAAACTTTattcaaaatagaaaatatgcgaatatatacatgtgggtgcTTACCTTAGGTGATTTTTGTAGCTCTTGgcttggtgcctcattaaaaaacattttttaggAGAAAGAGTACACCTTTGTCCTAAGATCTTTTATTaccttttaactgtagtacttTCTTAGGTTGCGGGCGTGCCATGATCTCGGTAGCTCTTGCCCCCCGAGGTCGGACACTTTGTGGTCACCTTCCCCCAGTACTTCCGTGACTTGgcagggtcctttccaattagctgctagctttccCTCTCCCAGTTGacttgttccgatatcatttcggattggGATGAGGTCATTATTGGCGAAGCTTCTCTGCACTACCTTTCGTTTGTACCTTAAGGCCATGCGATGTTTTAACGCttcttcccttatccgagctctttctcggacttctgggagtaggtcgagctcttccctttggaTTTAGAAGTTGACCTCTTTATTGTAGAGGATCATTCTGGGGGATCCTAtttctactgggatcattgcctccactcggCGAgtcaatcggaagggtgattcccccgtggtgaagtgtggagttgtccgatatgcccataggacttgtgggagctcttcagcccaagttCCCTTTTTGATCTAAAGAACTTTGGTTCTAAAAAGTTTGCGTATTTGCCTTTGAGGAGAAAGTGTGCTTTGCTTAGGATTTGGCTGCCGTTCCTGTTTCTTTTCATCGTTGCCTGACTCCTTTTGTACAAAAGTTCTAGCTTTTGTTCTGACCTTTTGTTTGAGAGGTGTTCAGACTGTTTGGGTATAGATTGTCGACTTCTCTTCTCTGTGTTTTTGCcctgttgttgcctccaaagggtgcccctggactttcgtgtgagtcctggggtttcTCTTTTACTACTGTATCTGATATCTGATGTTTTGCTgttattgtccgagttgtttctttatttgtccgagttgtttggtaataaccCCATGATTGACCTATGtcttcttgaaaaaatattgctgagatgtctactaagatcCCGGACGGCATGTCTGATTGATTGGATTCCATAGTTTTAATGCGTATTACGATGGTTGACCCTGAGTACTGTGTGTGACTTTAGGAGGTTCCATAGAATTTGTAGGGATAGGGATgaggagaagaattatgagttgGTGTTGCCGGACCCtgaggagagggtttgttttcctttcttgttgtggtcttgtaatgtagcctggatgaggcatctgttattgccccctggtttggtgttggctagttttgaaaatgcataaGCTCAGGcattctgctcccgaggtatgtgtcggACTTCATATTCCCCGAAATGCCCGAgctgttttctgtttttgtccagggtcccccgaattgtctgagctgttctctggttttgtccagggtctCCCGAATTACCcgaggtattttttcatagtgggatcctCAGCTTGGTTGCTCCTTTCTATTTGtaaggtgactacttgtgaatcactggacatggtaagctcctaccttcttagctagccttaaaccagccagtagtgcctcgtattcagcttggtcatttagcttgatttggctTCCCTGATTGCTTTCTATAATTACACCTGCACCACTCCCGGTTTTGTTTGAAAAGTCGTCCATGTAGAGTTTCCATTTTGTAGAATTTcccggggtgtcagtgtactctgtaataaagtcggccagatactgtgatttgatggctgtctaaGCTTTATGTCGAAGATCAATTTCGGATAACTTGACTACCCACtataggattcttcctgctaagtctgttttctgttgGATGCCTtctatgggctggttggtccgaactctgatagtgtgagcttgaaaatatGGGCGGAGTTGTCGAGAAGAGAGTATGAGGGCATAtgcgaacttttctatcttttgatagtttagttcggccccttgtagagccttgatgatgaagtagactggttgttgcccacttttgttttctttaactagtgatgaggctattgcccgacttcccactacgaggtataatatgagcttttcactttcccttgattgggtaagaatgggtggttgccccaagaattttcaaaatctcgGAAGACTTGTTTGCACCCTGTTGTCCTATTCaaacctctctcccttccttaatatacctctttgaggtgtcctttgcgagatgatttagacATCCCTCTTCCTGCGAATCCTctatgaacatgtctctcaggggtgtgaggtggacgttcaactcgtttgacctctttggtgtgagacgTTTGACTTGTCCGACTTCTTTGGTGTGAgatggaccttcaactttgtccgacctctttggtgtgaggtggaccttcaactcgtccgacctctttggtgtgaggtggactttcaacgcgtccgacctctttggtgtgaggtctACCTTCAACTTGTTCGACCACTTTGGTGTGAGATGGATCTTCAACTttgtctgacctctttggtgtgaggtggaccttcaacttgtccgacctctttggtgtgaggtggactttcaacgtgtccgacctctttggtgtgagatggaccttcaacgcgtccgagctcttttgtttttgattgggcgagttgatgggatcttctcagtgttgcatatttctcggtagacatccacaagagacacccgaaggggtgtaattgtggtattttctaggcttctctccatgttgatcatcttgttttcttggattctttatccttATCCTGAGAGGAGTATAAATGTTCGATTTTTGAGATCTCTCCTAGTCAAGAgtttttctccatgttgatgtacttctctgctcgttcttgtacctcgtttagagatgtttgggtgcttcctggatattgagtggctaaaaggtccttctcgtagaccattgatgaggcccctgatagctgcttctgttggcagactttgtatgcccatacatgttttgttgaatcttttcaCGTTGTTGCAAAGGCtctctcgatctccttgcttgatccctaataggctcggtgcgtgtttggctttgtccttctagATGGAGAATAAAggattgcatctgaggcctCCGTGAGATACATCCTGCTTCTAAAATTGCTAATATGATGGCTTGGATTTGATGTGCCGTCGTACGGAGTCATGtctggagctttgaagtcctttgggacctttagctttcatgatctctttggtgaatggatcttggtccttgcaggagctatcctcatgagaggatcgattagctttggccttgagatcggcttcgagttttaggagtttgtcctccaattctCGGCGTCGCTTtatctccctttgtaggtctttctcagcctctcgttgatgtagggcttcttcttccaGTTGTTTTAAACGGTCTTGAAGCGCCTTCATCGCTCCCGCATTTAGAGAATCCTTTcgttgttaagttgaggagtatcctttggtgtggTGTCCGCctttttgtgcggcgttctatcctctagatctgaatcgtggtcggtgtcatggttgtccgccatggtggtgggatgacttccaagttCCCCGATAACGTCGCCAATGTTTCCAGGGTTTCCTGAAACtaaaggtcgatctcggatgagatcttctgtattgGTCGAAGCTGTTGTGTCCAACTTGTTTAGAGCTGGTGGCtggagctgtcgtgtccgacCTGTTGGATCTGGcggccggagctgttgtgtccgacctATTGGGCTTGgcggtgctgctgatccttcgtccccgaagggtggggggtacctgcaagggactccgatgcttaagttagcaagggtattaagcaggtattgagttgAATCCGAGtctgagttatacctgggtgctccagtgtatttataatggtgaggagtgacctctctggagataagatagttatcttatcttatcttatcttatctttgagtgaagtcatcttatctttaggggaatcgcctttatctttctgggctttggctgcctttagattgggctgtgttccttcattttgggcctgctttgggctcctttggcgatttggtcgagctctttgagaagggtcgggcattggccgagctctttgagaagaggtcggatagtctgacctgaagaggtcgatcggcttgtcgctaaacatcccgggtaggacagcttgacccagggtatgaacagcgGGTAAGGCCAGGTTTTTGCCCTACCGGACCCCGCCCCGCCCTCCTTACACTCCACTACTACCCGCCCCACCCCTACCCACGGGTAGTAAGCTACTCTACCCTAACCCGCCCTATGGTACCCGCCTCGCccctataaaaattaaataatattttaatttttacacatttatatataaattaagataaaaacttaaaattcataactaaattaaaatacaagcATAAGATTCATACAATGTCAAATaacttgaaattttaaaaaaagttaatatttgATCACTACAAATTTAACACCATAATAAAGAAATTGcatcattaaaatataaaagaatcttcattccttattcttGATCACTTTtcacatcttcatcatcattaaagGTTTGAAGGTCAAGATTCAAACCTAAAAATCAAAAGAGATagcaattaataaattaattagtattatgtaaaaaattaacataaataaatattaagtaGTATATCACATTTATTCCCTAAGGCTGCCTACAACCAAATTTGGCCACACATCAAAGCTTCAATTATGCTTTCTTTTAGCTTTCCGTGATGAGCAAAAATTACACGACCATTTGTACTAAAAGTAGATTCAGAAGCAACAGTGAATACCAGAATGACATATATATCCTTGGCTATTTCTGCaagaactttaatttttattttcttgttcttgcaCTATTTCAAAACATTAAAGTTAGAATCATTTGGAAGATGAATTTTCTCCTCAAAATAATGATCAAACTCAACATTTACACATGAATCCcttatcatttttcttcttttaagatACACCATATAATCATCACCCCCTAAATAGACTTATATTTCCACTTTCATTAACTTCTTTTGTACCAACATGTGACACATTAGAACTCATTTTTTGATTGTATTCATTACTTTGAACTATTCAATTTCATTATTGGTAGGAGCAACATTGTTTCTTTGTGTGTCTTTTCTAGCATTATTAGCCATGAAATTATCTTAACGAACCTACATTGAAAACACAAAGCATAAAAACTATTTAAGTTAAGCATTATGATTAGTAAACACAAAGTTCATACAAATGATAAATCATATCATAAATTCACAAAGATCAAAATGCACAATTACAAAAtcaga encodes the following:
- the LOC127741594 gene encoding uncharacterized protein LOC127741594 — encoded protein: MASQSLRASRFRSDAKEFLCGHGERPILRTSSTKDNPGRRFWGCVYYKVQDGCDFFRWADPEPGGVHEEVEVARNRRKITKLKARLKELETKLWVVAALCIAGWVGFLFLFLQNYYKLKHPNGMHLGYR